One Thermococcus kodakarensis KOD1 genomic window carries:
- a CDS encoding adenosylcobinamide amidohydrolase has protein sequence MRHFIRPFNEPMFSLSNAPHNGGLFKANGFFFMMVHKNYSGDYKADCLKFEQENGLNNFVGFMTAANIEKVLAVSRSGSVTAYITAGVTNPAIAGEVPPPWKPGTINMALVIEDGLTVGAMANAIMTATEAKTYTLLRLGYNATGTTSDGIGVFAFEGEKEWAGTATELGINIGRAVRKALEESLGKWKSSRKG, from the coding sequence ATGAGACACTTTATTCGACCCTTTAATGAACCAATGTTCTCACTCAGCAACGCACCTCACAACGGGGGCCTCTTTAAGGCAAACGGCTTCTTCTTCATGATGGTTCACAAGAACTATTCTGGCGACTATAAGGCCGATTGTCTGAAGTTCGAACAGGAAAACGGCCTAAATAACTTCGTCGGCTTCATGACGGCGGCTAACATTGAGAAAGTCCTGGCCGTCTCAAGGAGCGGAAGCGTTACAGCCTACATAACTGCAGGGGTAACCAACCCCGCGATAGCCGGAGAAGTCCCACCGCCTTGGAAGCCCGGGACGATAAATATGGCGCTCGTTATTGAAGACGGCCTGACGGTCGGGGCAATGGCCAACGCAATAATGACGGCTACCGAGGCGAAGACATACACCCTGCTGAGACTTGGCTACAACGCGACGGGAACGACGAGCGATGGGATAGGAGTTTTCGCCTTCGAGGGAGAAAAAGAATGGGCCGGGACGGCGACGGAGCTCGGAATAAACATAGGCCGAGCCGTTAGGAAGGCGCTGGAGGAGAGTTTGGGGAAGTGGAAATCATCGAGAAAGGGTTAA
- a CDS encoding RNA-guided endonuclease InsQ/TnpB family protein has product MKRTVTVKLQPSKAQEKALSELALISSKVWNKVNYLRRKEFFEGKPIDFNKTEKIVYEEFKSEIGSATVQQIARKNAESWRSFFSLLRNKRNGELPKWFKPKPPNYIKEGGLIILRNDQYKIEGNKLILKGLGKFRRLEVQFKGRIHLKGKQGRLEITFDPVKRKWYAHISYTVEEKLINGKWVKLPREPLGNLSAGIDLGVNNLMAVYVENGESFLVNGRPLKSIDFYWQKRIAEYQSKLNKSGAKKSKKLSRMHQKAKLQAKHYINTMVRQTVEKLYHLGVSRIIVGYPKGIARNSDRGRKQNYLLSHVWRFNTVIKRLKEVAEEYGIQVLVVNEAFTSKTCPVCGKPHDGARFVRGLFKCPATGLIFNADLVGAFNILRKAVKTITPSLSALSGGRGNWPETRPEGSKTRFKLGLNETPQTSPPMVRG; this is encoded by the coding sequence ATGAAGCGAACAGTAACAGTAAAACTACAACCCTCAAAAGCCCAAGAGAAAGCTCTTTCCGAGTTAGCTCTTATTAGCTCCAAAGTTTGGAACAAGGTGAACTACCTAAGAAGAAAAGAATTCTTCGAGGGCAAACCAATAGACTTTAACAAAACCGAGAAAATAGTCTATGAAGAGTTTAAATCCGAGATAGGCTCGGCAACAGTCCAGCAAATAGCGAGAAAGAACGCCGAAAGCTGGAGAAGTTTCTTCTCACTCCTTCGGAACAAGCGGAACGGAGAACTACCAAAATGGTTCAAGCCAAAACCCCCGAACTACATCAAGGAAGGAGGCTTAATAATCCTCAGAAACGACCAATACAAAATTGAGGGAAACAAGCTAATCCTCAAAGGCCTCGGAAAATTCAGAAGACTGGAAGTCCAGTTCAAAGGGAGAATCCACCTTAAAGGCAAGCAAGGTCGCTTAGAGATAACTTTCGACCCTGTAAAGCGAAAATGGTATGCTCATATTTCATACACGGTGGAGGAGAAACTAATTAACGGTAAGTGGGTTAAGCTTCCAAGAGAACCCTTAGGCAACCTTTCAGCAGGCATAGACTTGGGAGTGAACAACCTAATGGCCGTTTACGTTGAGAATGGAGAGAGTTTCTTGGTGAACGGTAGGCCATTAAAAAGTATTGATTTTTACTGGCAGAAGAGGATTGCAGAGTATCAGTCCAAACTTAACAAAAGCGGAGCTAAAAAGAGTAAGAAACTCTCCAGAATGCACCAGAAGGCCAAGCTTCAGGCGAAACACTACATTAACACGATGGTGAGACAAACCGTTGAGAAGCTTTATCATCTCGGAGTTTCGAGAATAATAGTCGGTTATCCGAAGGGGATAGCAAGAAACTCCGACAGAGGTAGGAAGCAGAATTATCTCCTCTCCCACGTCTGGCGGTTTAACACGGTGATAAAACGGCTCAAGGAAGTCGCCGAAGAGTATGGTATTCAGGTTTTGGTTGTGAATGAGGCTTTCACTTCAAAAACGTGCCCCGTCTGCGGGAAGCCCCACGATGGGGCGAGATTTGTTCGGGGTTTGTTTAAGTGTCCCGCAACGGGGCTTATCTTCAATGCAGACCTCGTTGGAGCGTTTAACATTTTGAGAAAGGCTGTAAAAACGATAACCCCGAGCCTCTCTGCTTTGTCAGGAGGTAGGGGTAATTGGCCGGAGACCCGGCCAGAGGGGTCGAAGACCCGCTTTAAATTGGGTCTGAATGAGACTCCTCAAACCTCTCCGCCAATGGTGAGGGGTTAA
- a CDS encoding aldo/keto reductase, whose translation MKKVRIFNDLKWIGDDKVTAIGMGTWGIGGYESPDYSKDNESVEVLRHGLELGINLIDTAEFYGAGHSEELVGEAIKEFERDDIFIISKVWPTHFGYEEAKRAARASAKRLGTYIDLYLLHWPGDSWEKIKETLHALEELVDEGLIRYIGVSNFDLELLKRSQEAMKKYEIVANEVKYSLKDRWPETTGLLDYMKREGIALIAYTPLEKGTLARNECLAEIGKKYGKTAAQVALNYLIWEENVIAIPKAGNKAHLEENFGAMGWRLSKEDRENARGCV comes from the coding sequence ATGAAGAAGGTTAGGATTTTTAACGACCTTAAGTGGATAGGTGACGACAAAGTTACGGCCATAGGCATGGGCACGTGGGGAATAGGCGGCTACGAGAGTCCAGACTATTCAAAGGATAATGAGAGCGTTGAGGTTCTAAGGCATGGCCTCGAGCTCGGAATAAACCTCATAGACACCGCTGAGTTCTACGGGGCAGGACACTCGGAGGAGCTCGTAGGAGAGGCCATAAAGGAGTTCGAGCGCGATGATATTTTCATCATCAGCAAAGTGTGGCCGACACACTTCGGCTACGAGGAAGCAAAGAGGGCCGCAAGAGCGAGCGCAAAGAGACTAGGCACTTATATTGACCTTTATCTCCTCCACTGGCCTGGCGACAGTTGGGAGAAGATCAAGGAGACGCTCCACGCGCTAGAGGAGCTCGTCGACGAGGGGCTGATCAGGTACATCGGCGTCAGCAACTTCGACCTCGAGCTTCTCAAGAGAAGCCAGGAGGCGATGAAGAAGTACGAGATAGTCGCCAACGAGGTCAAGTACTCCCTCAAAGACCGCTGGCCAGAAACTACAGGTCTGCTCGACTACATGAAGCGTGAGGGGATTGCGCTGATAGCCTACACGCCGCTTGAAAAGGGAACCCTCGCGAGAAACGAATGTTTGGCCGAGATCGGGAAGAAATACGGTAAGACAGCCGCTCAGGTTGCGCTCAACTACCTCATCTGGGAGGAGAACGTCATAGCCATCCCAAAGGCTGGAAACAAGGCTCACCTAGAGGAGAACTTCGGTGCTATGGGATGGAGACTCTCAAAGGAGGATAGAGAGAACGCAAGGGGGTGTGTCTGA
- a CDS encoding radical SAM protein codes for MTRIYHAVRFKGGTAYVLFDGCNWNCSFCVWRKVTRWSLCLPLETRRKLDYMWRTGRVRYLSVNEVVDLLKKARVTTAFLGGGEPTLDPELKALMRALRREGIKPWLVTNGENLDDEMVELAEGATFSIKALDDELHRRITGAPNGKAIKNFRRYAGTGKLVAETVFVPGLVECGEIERIARFIASISPEMRLRIDPLVQGVDIEKVDECIERVREILPKADRIRVKGSVEPPEVLYPEV; via the coding sequence ATGACGAGGATTTACCACGCGGTCAGGTTCAAGGGCGGAACCGCCTACGTGTTATTCGACGGCTGTAACTGGAACTGCTCTTTCTGCGTATGGAGGAAGGTAACGCGATGGAGCCTCTGCTTGCCGTTGGAAACGCGCAGAAAGCTCGACTACATGTGGAGGACGGGTAGAGTTAGGTACCTCTCCGTTAATGAAGTCGTGGACCTCCTGAAAAAAGCAAGGGTAACAACGGCCTTCCTCGGCGGAGGAGAACCAACCTTGGACCCCGAGCTCAAGGCTCTAATGCGGGCCCTTAGACGCGAGGGGATAAAACCCTGGCTCGTCACCAACGGCGAGAACCTCGACGACGAGATGGTGGAGCTCGCCGAGGGGGCGACCTTCAGCATAAAGGCCCTCGACGATGAACTCCACCGCAGAATAACGGGAGCCCCAAACGGAAAGGCTATTAAGAACTTCAGGCGCTACGCGGGAACAGGAAAGCTTGTCGCGGAGACGGTCTTTGTGCCCGGCCTCGTGGAGTGCGGGGAAATAGAGAGAATAGCACGCTTCATAGCGTCCATCAGCCCAGAAATGAGGCTCAGAATAGACCCACTCGTCCAGGGGGTCGACATTGAGAAGGTGGACGAATGCATAGAGCGCGTGAGGGAAATTCTGCCGAAAGCGGATAGGATACGCGTTAAGGGAAGCGTTGAGCCCCCCGAAGTCCTCTACCCGGAGGTGTGA
- a CDS encoding DUF4268 domain-containing protein, which yields MVEIARLGVFPIRKVFSREEEFSNWLVENIKILEEKIGVELEDIEREYQIGSYFADIVARDANSEGMVIIENQFEKTNHDHLGKILTYASGLDAKIIVWIAEKFSEEHKQALNWLNENTGQDIGFFGIEVKAVKIGDSPYAVDFDIVVMPNQWRKISKSAIERLGPREETYLDIWRRVLERYGKNLRPRPRYRFVFGSGVSDVPYEWRIWEYKFSIGVYIGKPSPEENERIQECLQERIDEIARAMNVPIEEIKWEEPYGTTRGSKRLCIYYPLTKSLFEMSEKEREALAERMASEMKKLEKATKKILHRCR from the coding sequence ATGGTAGAGATTGCCCGTTTAGGTGTCTTCCCTATTCGGAAAGTGTTTTCCAGGGAAGAGGAGTTCAGTAACTGGCTTGTTGAGAACATTAAAATTCTCGAAGAAAAAATAGGAGTAGAACTCGAAGACATTGAGAGGGAATACCAGATTGGAAGCTATTTTGCGGATATAGTTGCGAGGGATGCCAATAGCGAGGGAATGGTAATCATAGAGAATCAGTTCGAAAAAACCAATCATGATCACCTCGGAAAAATACTCACTTATGCATCGGGATTAGATGCAAAAATCATAGTGTGGATAGCCGAGAAGTTTTCAGAAGAGCATAAACAGGCACTAAACTGGCTTAACGAGAACACTGGCCAGGATATCGGATTCTTTGGAATTGAAGTGAAGGCTGTGAAAATCGGAGACTCCCCCTATGCGGTTGACTTCGATATCGTCGTAATGCCCAATCAGTGGAGGAAAATCAGTAAGAGTGCCATTGAACGATTGGGACCCAGGGAAGAGACTTATCTAGATATCTGGAGAAGAGTCCTGGAGAGATACGGCAAAAACCTTAGGCCACGGCCAAGATACAGATTCGTGTTTGGTAGTGGCGTCTCTGATGTTCCCTACGAGTGGCGTATATGGGAATACAAATTTTCAATTGGAGTCTATATAGGAAAGCCCTCTCCCGAGGAGAACGAACGGATACAGGAATGTCTTCAGGAACGTATTGACGAAATAGCAAGGGCAATGAATGTACCAATCGAAGAGATCAAGTGGGAGGAACCATACGGAACTACTAGAGGATCAAAGAGGTTGTGCATCTACTACCCCCTCACGAAGTCCCTATTCGAGATGAGCGAAAAAGAAAGGGAAGCCCTAGCAGAAAGAATGGCATCTGAGATGAAAAAACTGGAAAAAGCTACGAAGAAAATTCTCCATCGGTGTCGCTAA
- a CDS encoding cobyric acid synthase, giving the protein MGKALMVQGTMSGAGKSLLVAALCRIFTNLGYDVVPFKSQNMSLNSAPSIEGGEISRAQYLQALACRKKPSVKFNPILLKPEGNMRSQVVFMGRPIGSVSARDYMLSKKAELFEKAIEVLKELMREHDLVIIEGAGSPVEINLKDYDIANMRVAKAVNAPVILVADIDRGGSFAQIVGTMELLSEEERELVMGFIFNKFRGDASLLKPGFEFLEKRCGKPVLGVVPYIEHRLPEEDSLAEFPKVRGDLHIQIIKLPHISNFTDFEPLHWANGVDYVTRAEEIKGDLIIVPGSKNTVEDLLWMRENGIEDAIIEAHREGSFVVGICGGFQMLGKEIIDEVESKRGRVEGIGLLPAKTVFTGEKRTNHLKAEVLWEPARGMWVEGYEIRMGRSTSEKPFSVITSINGARAFEPEGAIGKRAFGTYLHGIFHNFAFTERFLNMLRAEKGLEPVKVEEWSIEEEIEKFTRVVRESVDVEYIIQRLGL; this is encoded by the coding sequence ATGGGAAAGGCGCTGATGGTTCAGGGAACTATGTCTGGGGCCGGAAAGTCCCTCCTCGTTGCTGCCCTCTGCAGGATATTCACGAACCTCGGCTACGATGTGGTTCCCTTCAAGAGCCAGAACATGAGTCTCAACTCGGCTCCAAGCATCGAGGGGGGAGAGATAAGCCGCGCCCAGTACCTCCAGGCGCTCGCGTGCAGAAAAAAGCCGAGCGTGAAGTTCAATCCCATCCTCCTCAAGCCCGAGGGCAACATGAGAAGCCAGGTCGTCTTCATGGGCAGGCCGATTGGGAGCGTCTCGGCAAGGGACTACATGCTCTCAAAGAAGGCTGAGCTTTTTGAAAAGGCCATCGAGGTTTTGAAGGAGCTAATGAGAGAGCACGACCTCGTTATAATCGAGGGCGCTGGCTCTCCCGTTGAGATAAACCTGAAGGACTACGACATAGCCAACATGCGCGTGGCAAAAGCCGTTAATGCCCCCGTCATCTTGGTGGCCGACATAGACAGGGGCGGGAGCTTCGCCCAGATAGTCGGGACTATGGAGCTTTTAAGTGAGGAAGAGCGGGAGCTCGTTATGGGCTTCATATTCAACAAGTTCCGGGGCGACGCTTCCCTCCTGAAGCCCGGCTTCGAGTTCCTCGAAAAGCGCTGCGGAAAGCCCGTTCTCGGTGTTGTTCCGTACATCGAGCATCGCCTGCCCGAGGAGGACTCGCTCGCCGAGTTCCCGAAGGTTAGGGGCGACCTCCACATTCAGATAATCAAGCTCCCCCACATAAGCAACTTCACTGACTTTGAACCCCTCCACTGGGCTAACGGCGTGGACTACGTAACGAGGGCCGAGGAAATAAAGGGCGACCTCATAATAGTCCCCGGGAGCAAGAACACGGTAGAGGATCTGCTCTGGATGAGGGAGAACGGAATCGAGGACGCGATAATCGAGGCTCACCGCGAAGGTTCCTTCGTCGTTGGCATATGCGGCGGCTTCCAAATGCTTGGAAAGGAGATAATCGATGAGGTCGAGTCGAAGAGGGGAAGAGTAGAAGGCATCGGCCTTCTGCCAGCCAAAACTGTCTTTACAGGGGAGAAGAGAACCAACCATCTAAAGGCTGAAGTGCTTTGGGAACCCGCAAGGGGTATGTGGGTTGAGGGCTACGAGATAAGAATGGGGCGCTCAACTTCTGAAAAGCCTTTCTCGGTAATAACCTCAATAAACGGGGCCAGAGCCTTCGAGCCTGAGGGAGCGATAGGCAAGAGGGCCTTCGGCACATACCTCCACGGAATCTTCCACAACTTCGCCTTCACGGAGAGATTTCTCAACATGCTGAGAGCCGAGAAGGGCCTTGAGCCTGTTAAGGTCGAGGAGTGGAGCATCGAAGAGGAGATAGAGAAGTTTACCCGGGTTGTGAGGGAGAGCGTTGATGTCGAGTACATAATCCAGAGACTTGGGCTTTAG
- the cobT gene encoding nicotinate mononucleotide-dependent phosphoribosyltransferase CobT codes for MKSIFILVLGNTEVSLIPGISVAGATPELTKLTPPADAEYLFYEKPRIIDAIPVTPEGHPTPAIITKAARELANFPILVVRGGTYLAPLVPHVHISSAVGRDFRREPALPEFGEIVRMAKLLGEELNRTEIEELVIGESTPGGTTTAQAVLWAMGYDARTSSASPENPQSLKEQVIAEGFQRAGIERGQLKDNPLEALRQFGDPMMATVVGLALGFRKNVVLAGGTQMLAVSALLKALEEDMSRFMIATTKWVVRDKSATFIETAKEIGIITYAADLDFSKSEFKGLRDYENGYVKEGVGAGGATWLAIKAGFSPEEVSAKVEELYRRLMGMKSP; via the coding sequence GTGAAGAGCATCTTCATTCTGGTTCTGGGAAACACTGAGGTCAGCCTGATACCAGGGATAAGCGTTGCTGGAGCGACTCCCGAATTGACAAAGCTGACTCCGCCCGCCGACGCCGAATACCTCTTCTATGAAAAGCCGAGGATAATAGACGCTATCCCCGTAACCCCCGAAGGACACCCGACACCGGCTATAATCACCAAGGCCGCTAGGGAACTTGCGAACTTTCCGATACTCGTGGTCAGGGGCGGAACATACCTCGCCCCCCTCGTACCCCACGTTCACATAAGCTCAGCCGTTGGGAGGGACTTCAGGAGAGAGCCAGCACTCCCCGAATTCGGCGAGATTGTCAGGATGGCAAAGCTCCTCGGCGAGGAGCTCAATAGGACGGAGATAGAAGAGCTGGTTATCGGCGAGTCAACCCCCGGCGGAACTACCACTGCCCAGGCCGTTCTCTGGGCTATGGGCTACGATGCGAGGACGAGCTCAGCTTCACCTGAGAACCCCCAGAGCCTCAAGGAGCAAGTTATTGCTGAGGGATTCCAGAGAGCGGGGATCGAGAGGGGCCAGCTGAAAGACAATCCGCTCGAAGCGCTCAGGCAGTTTGGTGACCCTATGATGGCAACCGTCGTGGGTCTGGCGCTCGGTTTCAGGAAAAATGTAGTTTTAGCAGGAGGAACGCAGATGCTGGCAGTATCTGCCCTCCTGAAGGCCCTCGAAGAGGACATGAGCAGGTTCATGATAGCTACGACAAAGTGGGTAGTCCGCGATAAGAGCGCAACCTTCATAGAGACGGCGAAGGAGATAGGAATAATCACCTATGCGGCCGACCTCGACTTCTCGAAGAGTGAGTTCAAAGGATTGAGGGACTACGAGAACGGCTACGTCAAGGAGGGCGTGGGAGCGGGAGGAGCAACCTGGCTTGCCATCAAGGCAGGCTTTTCACCCGAGGAGGTCTCAGCGAAGGTTGAGGAGCTTTACAGGAGGCTCATGGGGATGAAATCTCCCTGA